The following is a genomic window from Micropterus dolomieu isolate WLL.071019.BEF.003 ecotype Adirondacks linkage group LG04, ASM2129224v1, whole genome shotgun sequence.
AAGTGGGTCAACAGTGGGTAGGGACCAGTATAAgaaatgacatttttcacatgattATTTCTGCTATTTGGAGCAGCTTACACGCACAGTTCAAACTGAGATCCATTTTAGCCAGGACTGGACACATTTCCTTCACTTCTTTGGTACCATATCACAGCCAAGGTTTTAAACCAAGCTTTACAATTTGAAGAGGAAGCTCTTCAAACTTGATTTTAGAGACAGGAGATCACACACTACtgaaggaaataaataaatgcaaaaaaaagcaCCTCAGAAGTCATTCATCCTCTGGACATCATGAATAtctgtaatacattttaaattttacccCAAGTTTTACAACCCAAAAATACCCAATAACCCCAAAATACATAGAAAGGTATATATAGGCTTGAAAATATCCCAAGTAGGAAAAAGATTCAAAACTGTAGAAAATAGTACAAAAACTTCAAAGTGAGGAGATATGTCACATTCACTTCTTGATATTGTGCATATTAAACTTCACAGAAACCTTAGAGGCTTTATTATTCATGGTGTTGAATCGACTTGCATTGTAtaacaagttttattttttgtgatgAAAGTTGTCAAACTTGTGGTCATGCAATATATGTCAATAATAAGTAACAATAATGATAACTCAAATCTCAGTCTGATGCACAGGTTTCAACTgtcaaacacactgaaaaagTAAAAGCTTCTAGTGTGAGTTGAGAAGCAAAGACAACTTGAAAAATGAGGAAGAACAAGAAAGTGTTGTTGTGAAAGCAGAGAGAAGCATAAAAAGTTCTGATCATAGTTTAGCGCCATTTAAAACTGCTTTGACCAACACAATCATCACTCTCCAGTGGCTAAAATATGGTTGAAAAGGAACCACAGGGCTCTAAGGTGTATGAAAACATCCATGATGTTCCAGCCAGGAATGTTGTGTTTCAGAGCCGCTCTGGTGAAGACAGTAAAGCGACTCCTGCAGTGCCTGGTGAGACACAAATCCTACAgttcagtttttttcagtttcagtaaaCTGTAAAGTTTTAGGTCATGtaaagtttacattttaatttaaaaaaataaattctaagtaaagcaaaataaaaaatcatgtcattttgtttgtttgctgtatTAATCAGATGTTTAAAGACTTTAAATAATATGATTAAGCATGGTAGTAAAGTGATCTGCATTGATCTGTAAGTAAATGGGtcagtcgtgtgtgtgtgtgtgtgtgtgtgtgtgtgtgtgtgtgtgtgtgtgtgtgtgtgtgtgtgtgtgtgtgtgtgtgtgtgtgtcaatacaGGATTCAAACTCTACAGATTGCTTGCTGTTAGCTTTGGACTCCTGTGTATCCTACAAGCTGCTCTCAACATTTCCCTGCGTCTTGCTCTAGGTGAGTCAACTTGATTTGTGTCCCCGTTACTAATTGTAACACCAGAAAGTGCAAGTGGTAACTGTAAAGTTCTGAAATCAAGCTCCAATACAGAAAAGTAGTTTTCAATTATTTAGTGAACTTAATAATGTTCAGTGTTTCTTTTCACAGCCATTTTTATCCTTTGGCTCTGCCTATCTCAAACAGGATCCTCCTCTCTTCCAATCTGTCCTGTCACATCCAAAGCTGAATGAAGCACCCTTcattaaagaaataatgagGGAGAGCTCACACTGCCGTGAAACAGGAACGGAAGTTTTCATAACCATTGTTTCAAATCTTTCTGAAGCTGCAACTGCTTTTTCTAAGTAGAAATTGTAAAATAAGATATTGGCAGGTAGGCTCGGAGCCGTAATGTCTGCCATAAccaaattataatataataagcaGAAAGAACAAGATTATAGCTAAGATATGTCTTTTAAAGGCATCAATAAGGTTTAGtcgtgttttttttgttgttgttgtattctACTTCATATACTTGCAGTGCTAGTTTTCATAACAAACCACCAAGAAGGGTTGTGtcttacatttacataataCATATACATTTGTGGATAGTACTGATGTAAAAAAGGCATGATAATAATAAGCAGCGCTCCTATATAAGCTATAGTGACGTCACCGCTGCAGCATAAGGTGGTAATTCTGTCCGCAAATTGATTTATTCTCCCAAATCTACACGAAGCACACACGCCTAGCGATCCGACTTGCACACCCCAATACCATGCGGCCCAATTAATCCATTGTGGACTAATTTGTGTTCATGTGCGTCCATGTTCAAGTAGCCTAAAGGCCGATTTATAcacctgcgtagggtctacgtgcgtacctacgccgtaggctacgcacgtagccatgcatttatacttgtgtgtagGTCTGTccatcattctgcaattacaacCCCAAAcactagtcggcagtagcgtccactgtgttgacttttgccggccgagcaggctaacttccggtttagcgctccgctaacgtaaatgggggtaaaattgtatacgtgcggctggtgttgcacggggTACTTTCGGTCCGCTCGAAGGCATTgcaaggctacccagccgaccaatcacagagcttacggtccgcgtcgactcgacatgtagttacattttggaggaggtgcacgtcaggcgatttgacgcagaagtataaatcagcCTTAAGTGCTGAATAATTGTCACCTTCATGGACCCGTGAACTACCtgtttctcaacgggggcgTTCCGAGGACGATGGGGGGCGCTGAAAGTAATATTTTAGAaagctgagctgcttttggggggcgtttgttggttggaaattctaaggtGAGTTTATacttaagattcacaacaatacgagtttaaactttaaactacttgcaaaaaaaaactgtctgcaacattaaaacttgccagtttagtccactgcgaCTGGACGAGACTGTGTATTCTTTCCTCCAGAgaagtcagagtatcatctCTAAAATTTTGCCCACATGGGGTTTACTACTCTAGAAAACCGATGCTCTCTTTCTaggtggaaaagtgtttatttctctgaggaatacaccgtgAACGTCTTGTTATCGCAGTGGTTACCCATTTACAAGAGGGATATTCTGCTGTCGGACTCACCCTGAAAGCAACTTCGCGAGTGACGTCGACCCTCCTCGCGCTGTGAGTTGCAGacagttctatctcacacaggctccgccctctactggactctatgggtactacctctctTCCTATCACACGCCCAGGGATCCCACACAGGCGAGGGGGATCTACATCACGGCCAGAGGAGCAGCCTAGACCCCCCCCGCCAGCCTACCTGCGGCTGGGGGAAGAAGCGGCCGCTGAAATGACTGgctgaggagggagagcagaCGGCCGATGTTGCTgagcccctcccctcccctccgtCTCATGTCCAAGCCACTATGTTTTTAAGTTGTGTGCTGCTTGTGACAAGGgtgtaaatgtacaaaatgttttgattaaaacaacttaaattcCCCAAAGAGCTAATTCCTCCCCACCAACCCCTTCCCAGCAACTTCAACACGGCGCGTtcaccgacgctaagctaacggcTTGCCCCATGGCCCACACCGCTCTCCCGGCTAAGGCTGAACGAGACGGTGGTATGGCCCGGGCATCCACAGTGCTTGCTACGCCGCCTGAGCTACGACACACTCCGCTTCCGCGGCATGACGGCCGAGAAACGAGCCGCTCTTGCCGTAGAAGCGGCACAATGCAGCTATCTGATCCTAGCTTGCATTCCCAGCGCGCCTACGTGAACCCGCTCGGGCGCGCTGCTAGCTCACCGGCAGTGTTTTCGTGCCACACAGACGTACACGCTAAGCTGCCGAAAACTGCTCCAACGAGAGGTCACAGCGCATCACGGAGTATCCGTGGTAGCAGCAGCCTAGCCCGCTATTGCCGGAGAGATGCTGTCACTAGCCACGTCTCTCCCGTCAGAGCAAAGCAGGGAAGATCGCTCGTTGCCTCTGCGAGCGGCTCGTTGCCTCTGCGAGCGGCTCGCTGCGTCGTTTGGCCGCAGAGGGGACACTATCTCTCCCACAGTGGCCAACagctgtggagaggagagctccCCGGCTCGTCACTTCTCCTCTCGACAGTTCTGCTGATAGTGAACGCATCGCCGTAGACGCTACGACAACACTGTCGCAGGCAATGACGTCAACGGAGCGACCGGCCGTGGTGCGTTCAGGACACCACAATCCGCTCGGCCCTTTCGATTGCGGCCTCCCATTTATGGAGGGTTTGGCGGCGGTGAGGGCCGAGGAAGCTTTCCAGCGTTTCATCCACGCTCCTGAAAGGGAGAGGTTGAGACAGGCTGGGCTGTCTGCAGAGGTGGTACATACCATCCAGGCGGCGAGGGCAGGCTCCACCACTTCCTGCTACAAAGCTAAGTGGCTGGGCTTTCAGCGCTGGTGCATTGAGAAGGAAATGGATCCCATAACCTGCTCAGTGGAATCCATCCTTTCCTTCTTGCAGGGCCTAATGGAGAAGGGACTGTCACACTCAACCATTAAGGTGTATGCGGCAGCTATCTCATCTTGTCATGAGGGGTTTGGCGACAGACCTGTCTTCACCCACCCCCTCGTGAAGcgttttctgcagggtgtgaggagACAACGACCGGTGCTACGTGTCTCTGCACCCCAGTGGGACCTGCCACTGGTACTAGAGGCTTTGAGGTCAAACCCCTACGAGCCCCTGGAACAGTCCTCCTTGAAGATGCCATCTCTCAAGACAGCCTTGTTACTGGCTCTCACCTCTGCCAAgagggtgagtgagctgtgcgcCCTGTCGGTTcatcccagctgcatgctgcttcgtggtgaccacagtgcagcagtgttaagACCGAACCCCTCCTTTGTTCCTAAGAACATAANNNNNNNNNNNNNNNNNNNNNNNNNNNNNNNNNNNNNNNNNNNNNNNNNNNNNNNNNNNNNNNNNNNNNNNNNNNNNNNNNNNNNNNNNNNNNNNNNNNNGGGCCTAATGGAGAAGGGACTGTCACACTCAACCATTAAGGTGTATGCGGCAGCTATCTCATCTTGTCATGAGGGGTTTGGCGACAGACCTGTCTTCAGCCACCCCCTCGTGAAGggttttctgcagggtgtgaggagACAACAACCGGTGCTACGTGTCTCTGCACCCCAGTGGGACCTGCCACTGGTACTAGAGGCTTTGAGGTCAAACCCCTACCAGCCCCTAGAACAGTCCTCCTTTAAGATGCTATCTCTCAAGACAGCCTTGTTACTGGCTCTCACCTCTGCCAAgagggtgagtgagctgtgcgcCCTGTTGGTTcatcccagctgcatgctgcttcgtggtgaccacagtgcagcagtgttaagACCGAACCCCTCCTTTGTTCCTAAGAACATAAGAAGCTCGTTCAGGTCGAGGACCATACATTTGGATGCCTTCCACCCTCCGCCCCACCCTGGGCCTAGGGAGGCGAggctgcatctgttgtgtcctgtGCGCGCCCTGACACATTATATGAAGCGCACAGCCCCCATTCAACGCACTGATCAACTGCTTGTTTGCTTTGGTGACGGTGCGATCGTTAAAGCTCTATCCAAGAAGCGCCTAGCCGGATGGCTTTGTGACTGTATCTCACAGGCCTACGTGCAGGCGGGGAAAGACCCACCCTCGGTGGTCCGGGCTCACTCCACACGAGGTGTGGCTGTGTCAACGGCCCTCTTCAACGGGGTGAGCGTCGAGGAGATTTGCACAACGGCATCGTGGTCTTCACCATGTCCATTTGTGCGTTTTTACCTCTTGGATGTGTCGGGCTCCTTCTGTGCTCGCAGGTGCGACTCAGGATCTGTGAGGAAGAAGACTGGTGTCTACCATAGACTACCGGTTGTCGGGGAAAACATTCTTACACTGACTGTGATGTCCACTGTAGGGATCAGGACAGTTCAGGTGCTGGATCTGGCTGGATCAGATCCATCTGGTCATGCCAAACCCCTAGCGGTCTAGTGACCTTTCTGAGGGGTGGCCCACTGCCCCATCGCTTAGGATGGAGGCAGCCTAGGGCCTGTGGCTGGTGACCTGGGGCCGATCGTGTCATTGAGGTGAGCTGTGGCTTGTCGCGGctgggcggacagtcatcgggctccacccactgtacccatggagtccagtagagggcggagcctgtgtgagatagaacgaaggttacgatatggtaaccctagttctattagcacaggcggagccctctacgatggagccctgccgctccaccgccgtctgctgaagggttggttggatgctgagcagtgaggacaccgctatttatacggtacgcacgtacagtagcgacgtccaattggtcggctTCTTACAGTattcaaaatttcagtgggtgagtacgtgcgtgtgataggaagagaggtagtacccatagagtccagtagagggctccgcctgtgctaatagaactagggttaccatatcgtaaccttcgttcttgCCAAAGCGGACATCTAGgtagtttcagtaggctatagAAATCtaacgttaaaaactgaagccctgtcttgctctgttggggattgtaagcAGCACTTTATCAGATGTGCTGAAGTTAAGGTATGTGGAATTATTCGTGAGCTTTCTGTGTGATCACAGGTGTTGTCGGTTAGTTTCGTTTTCCCCCGGCATGAGCACCTCCTCGTGtcattcagttttgtctgttagaTGGCGAGGGGATACGTCCAGtgaatcagtaacataatgcagtatagggcatgtagtaaaatattatgaattctttAAATAAgctaatgacgttagtctccTATAAcgtatttttttctttacctgTCAGAGAACACCGATAAGTGGGAGAGATTCCGAATGTgcaaaaagttttgaacatgagcagatatgttacagtgtttcccatacgttcatttatttgtggtggccagcaacaatatcaatgctgactgcaacatattgatttttattttattttaatttttttaaccaggcccatttaaaatcttatttgactgcagagctgcaggcagccCGTATTCGCGgggcacatcctctcgctcgaaATTAGGGGAGAAATTTCACCAGAATggaggaaattaagtgtttaatgctcaaaaccttttccatgtttttaataacaatagtaacaataaaaaaaaacccaaaatatattcagggcaaatagcaaacatcttttttgatggggggggGGCGGTAAGGGatctggataatggataggggggcgctggcccaaaaaaggttgagaaccactgacctACACGAACACAAGTTCACCAACCCATGTTACAGTCTGTTTAAATGTCCTGTGCTCTGCTGTGCCTCcaatcaataaataaagtgCAGAGAAAGAATACTGGGGTCCTGTCACCAGCATTCTAACAGATGTGAACAGTGAATGGTCAACATTAGAGTCAGCCAGTACAGTCCTCCATTTTAACTGAACAGAAATTCAGATTCCTGGAAGTCTTAAATGTTCCTCTGATCCCACATGGGGCAAGAATGTTAATCATAATATTCGGCATTGAAAACAAAATCAGAACTGAAAAAGGAAACATTGGCATTGAAACATTTGTAGGCCTATTGGAAAAAGTTGGATTGGCACTGATTAAAGTTTCACGGAAATATACTAATCACTGATCCAAAAGGGAAATAAGTGCAATAGTATGAATGTTGCACTCAAATGTTATCTGTGATGAGCTtagacagaacggacccaaacgcaacgctcagGTTTAAACTGGTTTAGTGAGGGAAAAGGGGGAGCAAAGGGGGCTGGAGAAGATGGGAGAGGCAGACACCGGGGAACGTGGGTGCTGAGGACCGAGGAGGGAAGGAGTGTTGTGGCAGGCAGACTGGCGAGGAGAAGCTGGGGGAACGCCATGGAGAAAGTCTAAGGGGGGAAGAAGGCAGGTAGGGGAACCCAGCTGACCAAATGGGGGACGGAGGTGAGCGGACCTGGAGGgaagacagatggacagacaggGCAAACTACAGGGAAACTGGGAACGGAGACGCAaagttcaaacaggatcaaaaggCGCTTGAATACAACAGTGACACCAAGCCAGGAGTGACGACGATCAAGCGGAGATTGTGTGGAGagccggggttgaaatactggcaGAGATGAGGtagattgctggcaggtgtggcaggcagaggtgGTGGCTGATGAGGCGCAGGTGTGgactgtcagctgggctcaggaagagagagagagggagagcacacgcaggggaggggaagagacacacagagagaggcaaaccccaggggaaaacagaatggCTCTCACCTGCTGGGGGAAAAGGGGAAATAAACGGGACACTGACCGTCAGccaggctgccaccacaacagttaTCAGTGCCAAAAAGACTCATGTGATGATCCACAGATGTCTCTTTCAGCATAGAAGAGGAAATACAAAACTAAAACCCAAAATCATGAGACAGGAGGTCAATCTGTCTTCAAAAACAGTGTAGTAAACGGAAAGCTGAAAatacatccatcgtcaaccgcttattctgAGCACAGGGTcccaggggggctggagccaatcccagccgaCATCAGATTAGGGGTTTGACAAAACACTTAGCCTATTAGACGTAACATTGTTCAAGATTGGGGCcacaacaacaagacaagaatatattttaataggcctcctatttagaaaaaaaacgtATTGATGAAATAGTTTATAGGGGGGTCTGGcggtcccccccccccagaagattttgagcattaaacactaaatttcctgcattcttggGACATTTTCTGGAGATATTTTGTGCAacagggaagcacaaaattcaggtggcaggtgacaattcatagaaaaaaaaatgtaacagaatacaatgcaatgcaattacAGGCTTATTGTGCCAATAAACCTtcttcatagcatttttatttgggGAGGGAGTAATGCAAGAAACAGAGGGTGGGGGCTAgaaagagatgtgattgggccggcACAGTGTCAGAacagaaaattacccaatgggctgCTGTCCACGCTTTATGGGCCAGTTTACTCCTTGATATCAATGTGCCTTTGTATAAGGGAATCGTTTATGcataacaatataaaacaaactaCATTACCTTTTATCAATAGATTTAAACACTTTTTCCACATTGTTTGTGCTATTTTCTGGACATGGTGCTGTTGCAACTGGTAATCTCTACCCTCAAATTCCCCTAAAAAATGTTAAGTCTTTCTCCTTTCTCAGCCAAGAAGACACAAGACATTGAGTCCAGATTTAAAAACCTTACTGCAGAGCGAGACGAACTGAAGTCAAAGCTGAGTGACCCCGGTGAGtacaaggatgaaaatatacaaaacaGTCACGAAATTATTTGCGATCCATGCAATGTTTAGTGATAGTTACAAAATGCGTGATTACATGCTAAGTGATGGTGAACATGATAATTccagtcactgtgagcatgttggcATGCTGATTTGAGCCTTTAGCTCACATCACAGCTGTGCCCAAGTAAAGCCTAACAGAGTCACTGGCATGGCTGTGGAGTCTTAGTCTTGTTAGGGTATAAGTGATAAATAAGTGGCAGTAACAAAGTTTTCATTGATTcttcttaatttttttcttttggctgTTTTAGCAAAGACTTCTTTATAATACTTATTACCTCCTAATAGAATGCAGTTCTGCTGCCTGAGTGGAAATGTATTTGTTCATTCTTCTTGTTACTGAGATATTAAggatttgtctttttgtttttgtcctcaTTCACATCTCACTATTCCCAACAAGGATGGGTGTATTTCAGCGGTAGTTTCTATTACATTTCTGCTATCAAGAAATCCTGGCAAGAGAGTAGAGATGACTGTCTGCAAAGAGGTGCAGACCTGATGATTATCAAAAGCATTGAAGAACaggtgtgtgtattaatatgtGAATTGTAGCATGCCTAAACTacatatgaattttaataaatttatgagaatacccaattatgaattttaatattcagaaaatattaatctatAAATCTCTtgtttcgcggggcaccaccggagttgttattaacctagagtcttcggacctctaggtagctttttaataattattcagTCTGGGGcatggttccccagagggcagtccttcgttTCCCGCAGGGTGGGCTGTTTCCCGTTTCCGAGGGACTGTCTTtataaacttttaatatgtctatacaaaggaaaagaaaatctatttgcgcgtattataatcaaatattttcccacGATCAAACCTCAATGTTCAAACGGTTGTAgcgttctaagtttaagcatttggtaacaggaaaacaattgtcaaattattagaccttaaaaggttagcgTTTCAGAATAATGGCATtaaatacttatttcgtccacttttggggagctcaggttacatgacgacagcttagattaatccaaaaacaatcttctcaggagctggaaaatttagttatttagccttaaattcaagctggcaattaatagcgtatagtatgacatttctttatcatcatttctaaattaTGTTGTCAGAAagcattgtgaacaagcattggttacacataaaatg
Proteins encoded in this region:
- the LOC123969896 gene encoding hepatic lectin-like, giving the protein MVEKEPQGSKVYENIHDVPARNVVFQSRSGEDSKATPAVPGFKLYRLLAVSFGLLCILQAALNISLRLALAKKTQDIESRFKNLTAERDELKSKLSDPGWVYFSGSFYYISAIKKSWQESRDDCLQRGADLMIIKSIEEQNFTRQLKSNLWIGLTDRETEGSWKWVDGTPLTTSYWAEDEPNGYEIRDEDCGEIRYHKLENNWNDKPCNRTIFWICEMKVHL